A section of the Streptomyces xinghaiensis S187 genome encodes:
- a CDS encoding NAD-dependent epimerase/dehydratase family protein, producing the protein MSSVPHGGSDGTGTTGTGGKGGDGAGGGLRVVVVGATGNVGTSVVRALSEDPAVGSVLGLARRLPGWSPPRTRWAAVDVGEDAALGDLTRHFRGADAVVHLAWLFQPTHTPALTWRTNVLGSLRVFEAAAAAGVPALVYASSVGAYSAGPKDRPVDESWPTHGWPEAAYCREKSYIERALDVHEREHPHMRVVRMRPGFLFKPEAAPQQRRLFAGPLLSRRMARPDLLPVVPDLPGLRFQALHTDDAAEAYRLAVTSPAAHGAYNLAADPPVDAPMLAELFGARVVRMPAWPVRSGLAAAWRLHLVPASPQLFDAVLRLPLMDTRRAVEELGWHPRYTAREALTAFVDGLREERGMDTAPLAPSLPGGGRAAEVATGVGERP; encoded by the coding sequence ATGAGCAGCGTTCCGCACGGCGGCAGTGACGGCACCGGCACCACCGGCACCGGCGGGAAGGGGGGTGACGGGGCCGGTGGCGGCCTGCGGGTCGTGGTCGTCGGCGCCACCGGGAATGTGGGGACGAGCGTGGTGCGCGCCCTGAGCGAGGACCCGGCCGTCGGGTCCGTGCTCGGGCTCGCCCGGCGCCTGCCCGGCTGGTCACCGCCGCGCACCCGGTGGGCGGCGGTCGACGTCGGCGAGGACGCCGCCCTGGGCGACCTCACCCGGCACTTCCGGGGCGCCGACGCCGTCGTCCACCTCGCCTGGCTGTTCCAGCCGACGCACACCCCCGCGCTCACCTGGCGGACCAATGTCCTGGGCAGCCTCCGGGTATTCGAGGCGGCGGCCGCGGCGGGCGTCCCCGCCCTGGTGTACGCCTCGTCCGTGGGGGCCTACTCGGCCGGGCCCAAGGACCGCCCCGTCGACGAGAGCTGGCCCACGCACGGCTGGCCGGAGGCCGCCTACTGCCGCGAGAAGTCGTATATCGAACGGGCGCTCGACGTTCATGAGCGTGAGCACCCGCACATGCGGGTCGTCCGGATGCGGCCCGGCTTCCTCTTCAAGCCCGAGGCGGCCCCCCAGCAGCGCCGGCTCTTCGCCGGCCCCCTGCTCTCCCGGCGGATGGCCCGCCCCGACCTGCTGCCGGTCGTCCCCGACCTGCCCGGTCTCCGCTTCCAGGCCCTGCACACCGACGACGCGGCCGAGGCCTACCGCCTCGCCGTCACCTCACCGGCCGCGCACGGCGCGTACAACCTGGCCGCGGACCCGCCGGTCGACGCCCCGATGCTCGCGGAGCTCTTCGGCGCCCGCGTCGTACGGATGCCCGCCTGGCCCGTGCGGTCCGGCCTGGCCGCGGCCTGGCGGCTGCATCTCGTGCCCGCCTCCCCGCAGCTCTTCGACGCGGTCCTGCGGCTGCCGCTCATGGACACCCGGCGCGCCGTGGAGGAACTGGGCTGGCACCCCCGGTACACCGCCCGGGAGGCGCTCACGGCCTTCGTGGACGGGCTGCGGGAGGAGCGCGGCATGGACACGGCGCCGCTCGCGCCGAGCCTGCCCGGCGGCGGCCGGGCCGCCGAGGTGGCGACGGGCGTCGGCGAGCGGCCCTGA
- a CDS encoding transketolase, whose product MDLDHLRELGQQLRVDAVRAADAAGSGHPTSSMSAADLMAVLLARHLHYDFDRPDHPGNDHLVFSKGHASPLLYALFKAAGAIGDDELLTFRRHGSRLEGHPTPRLPWVDVATGSLGQGLPVGVGLALAGKRLDRLPYRTWVLCGDSELAEGSMWEAFEYAGHEGLDNLTAIVDVNRLGQRGPTRHEWDLDAYARRIRAFGWHTVEIDGHDPAAVEAAYAEAKATPHRPTAVIARTIKGQGVEAVEDREGAHGKPLPDAAEAIAELGGPRALRVDVQPPPEVREPERPLADLRLPRYEPGEEVATRDAYGRALAALGTARGDVVALDGEVSDSTRAKFFAQEHPDRFIECYIAEQQLVAAAVGVQARGWVPYVSTFGAFLTRAHDFLRMAAVSGAGLRVAGSHAGVAIGPDGPSQMALEDLAMLRAVHGSTVLYPCDPNQTGRLVSAMCDRPGISYLRTSRDAYPGLYGPEEPFAIGGSKVLRSSGEDRVTLAAAGVTVHEALAAADRLAEEGIAARVIDLYSVKPVDAETLHEAARDTGRIVTVEDHRPEGGLGDAVLEAFADGRPVPRVARLAVRTMPDSATAEEQLAAAGIDREAITAAARRLVASPG is encoded by the coding sequence ATGGATCTCGACCACCTGCGCGAACTGGGGCAGCAACTGCGCGTCGACGCCGTGCGGGCCGCCGACGCCGCCGGCTCCGGCCACCCCACGTCCTCGATGTCCGCCGCCGACCTGATGGCCGTCCTGCTGGCCCGCCACCTGCACTACGACTTCGACCGGCCGGACCACCCCGGCAACGACCACCTGGTCTTCTCCAAGGGCCACGCCTCGCCGCTGCTCTACGCCCTGTTCAAGGCGGCCGGTGCCATCGGCGACGACGAACTCCTGACCTTCCGCCGGCACGGCAGCCGCCTGGAGGGCCACCCCACGCCCCGGCTGCCCTGGGTGGACGTGGCCACCGGCTCGCTGGGCCAGGGCCTGCCGGTCGGCGTCGGCCTGGCCCTCGCCGGCAAGCGCCTGGACCGGCTGCCGTACCGCACCTGGGTGCTGTGCGGGGACAGCGAACTGGCGGAGGGCTCGATGTGGGAGGCGTTCGAATACGCCGGCCACGAGGGCCTGGACAATCTGACCGCGATCGTCGACGTCAACCGGCTCGGCCAGCGCGGCCCCACCCGCCACGAATGGGACCTCGACGCCTACGCCCGGCGCATCCGGGCCTTCGGCTGGCACACCGTCGAGATCGACGGCCACGACCCCGCGGCCGTCGAGGCCGCCTACGCCGAGGCGAAGGCCACCCCGCACCGTCCCACCGCCGTCATCGCCCGGACCATCAAGGGGCAGGGCGTGGAGGCCGTGGAGGACCGCGAGGGCGCCCACGGCAAGCCGCTGCCGGACGCCGCCGAGGCCATCGCCGAACTGGGCGGGCCGCGCGCCCTGCGGGTCGACGTCCAGCCGCCCCCCGAGGTCCGCGAGCCGGAGCGCCCCCTCGCCGACCTGCGACTGCCGCGCTACGAGCCGGGCGAGGAGGTCGCCACCCGTGACGCCTACGGCCGCGCCCTGGCGGCGCTCGGCACGGCGCGCGGCGATGTCGTCGCCCTCGACGGCGAGGTCAGCGACTCCACCCGGGCCAAGTTCTTCGCCCAGGAGCACCCGGACCGGTTCATCGAGTGCTACATCGCCGAACAGCAGCTCGTCGCGGCGGCCGTCGGCGTCCAGGCCCGCGGCTGGGTCCCGTACGTCTCCACGTTCGGCGCCTTCCTCACCCGCGCCCACGACTTCCTGCGGATGGCCGCGGTCAGCGGCGCCGGGCTGCGCGTCGCCGGCTCGCACGCCGGGGTGGCCATCGGCCCGGACGGCCCCTCCCAGATGGCGCTGGAGGACCTCGCCATGCTCCGCGCGGTCCACGGCAGCACCGTCCTGTACCCCTGCGACCCGAACCAGACCGGCCGCCTGGTCTCCGCGATGTGCGACCGGCCCGGCATCAGCTATCTGCGCACGTCCCGCGACGCCTACCCGGGGCTCTACGGGCCCGAGGAGCCGTTCGCCATCGGCGGCAGCAAGGTGCTCCGCTCCTCCGGTGAGGACCGGGTGACCCTGGCCGCCGCCGGGGTCACCGTCCACGAGGCGCTGGCCGCCGCCGACCGGCTCGCCGAGGAGGGCATCGCCGCCCGCGTCATCGACCTCTACTCGGTGAAGCCCGTCGACGCCGAGACCCTGCACGAGGCCGCCCGCGACACCGGGCGGATCGTCACCGTCGAGGACCACCGGCCCGAGGGCGGGCTCGGCGACGCCGTGCTGGAGGCCTTCGCCGACGGCAGGCCCGTACCGCGGGTGGCCCGCCTCGCGGTCCGCACCATGCCCGACTCCGCCACCGCGGAGGAGCAGCTCGCCGCCGCCGGCATCGACCGGGAGGCGATCACCGCGGCCGCGCGGCGGCTGGTCGCCTCTCCCGGCTGA
- a CDS encoding FUSC family protein has translation MPHSRSPHAPSPSRFLRAEAAAVARSARRAWSGPGRERDLLVQSLKSALAAVLAWALSSWLLPDTLALMAPWVALVLVQATVYRSMARGAQQLAAIALGTVLGTAALALLGHPVAALAVVLPLTILTGNWPRLGDQGVYSATSALFTVTASGEATAVVAGERVLAALLGAGVAVAVNALLRPPQYLRDTRKAVRNVVDEAADALEAVADGLGEPLEYDRARDWYDRARRLPRLIGDVRSSVAWTRESTWFNPERRKRAEAARLAPWYDETLHTLEEVSGHLTALTAILLDAADEKRPSPRPDAGVTEPYAAFLRQVAGVLRAYGRWVAEENGGRRERELDEMAAAVGETHDRLRAELPRWATGSPDSVAFFGSLLRQAGGLTDHLAPGRRPEEPSGTERPDE, from the coding sequence ATGCCGCACAGCCGTTCCCCGCACGCCCCGTCGCCGTCCCGGTTCCTCCGCGCGGAGGCGGCCGCGGTGGCCCGGTCCGCCCGCCGGGCGTGGTCGGGGCCCGGGCGCGAACGGGATCTTCTCGTCCAATCCCTGAAGTCCGCGCTGGCCGCGGTCCTCGCCTGGGCGCTGTCGTCCTGGCTGCTGCCGGACACCCTCGCCCTGATGGCGCCCTGGGTGGCCCTCGTCCTGGTGCAGGCCACCGTCTACCGGTCGATGGCGCGGGGCGCGCAGCAGCTCGCGGCGATCGCCCTCGGCACCGTGCTGGGCACCGCCGCCCTGGCGCTGCTCGGCCATCCGGTGGCGGCGCTGGCCGTCGTGCTGCCGCTGACCATCCTCACCGGCAACTGGCCCCGCCTGGGCGACCAGGGCGTCTACAGCGCGACCTCGGCGCTGTTCACGGTGACCGCCTCCGGGGAGGCGACGGCGGTGGTCGCCGGGGAGCGGGTGCTGGCCGCGCTGCTCGGCGCCGGTGTGGCCGTCGCCGTCAACGCGCTGCTGCGCCCGCCGCAGTATCTGCGGGACACCCGCAAGGCCGTACGGAACGTGGTGGACGAGGCGGCCGACGCCCTGGAAGCGGTCGCGGACGGTCTGGGTGAGCCGCTGGAGTACGACCGGGCCCGCGACTGGTACGACCGCGCCCGCCGGCTGCCCCGGCTCATCGGCGATGTGCGGTCCTCGGTCGCGTGGACCCGGGAGAGCACGTGGTTCAACCCCGAGCGGCGCAAGCGGGCGGAGGCGGCCCGGCTGGCGCCGTGGTACGACGAGACGCTGCACACCCTGGAGGAGGTGTCCGGCCATCTCACCGCTCTGACCGCCATCCTGCTGGACGCGGCCGACGAGAAGCGGCCGAGCCCGCGGCCGGACGCGGGGGTGACGGAGCCCTACGCCGCCTTCCTCCGCCAGGTCGCGGGGGTGCTGCGGGCCTACGGCCGGTGGGTGGCGGAGGAGAACGGCGGACGGCGGGAGCGGGAGCTGGACGAAATGGCGGCCGCGGTCGGCGAGACGCACGACCGGCTGCGCGCGGAACTGCCGCGCTGGGCCACCGGAAGCCCGGACTCCGTGGCGTTCTTCGGCTCGCTGCTCCGGCAGGCCGGGGGGCTGACGGATCATCTGGCACCCGGCCGCCGCCCCGAGGAGCCCTCCGGGACGGAGCGGCCGGACGAGTGA
- the secD gene encoding protein translocase subunit SecD: MHTHATSSRAHWVRVFIALAVVAASVWLSFTKPPRLGLDLRGGTQIVLETRDSARAEAGPEATERTLEVLRRRVDALGVTEPTITSSGERRIIVELPGVQDPRQAAEVLGRTAQLTFHPVTGAGESAREDTGGDTVEGKKEKKEKDERTLTDEDGQPLRIGPAGLSGALVEGAGAGFDAQTGGGWYVTVDLRGAGKEKWRELTAEAACAPPGDPARRVAIVLDDEVISSPQVDPSVRCDGGIAGGSTQITGDFGAEDAKELALLISGGALPVPVETVEQRTVGPTLGAAAIDASARAAVIGILATSLFILAVYRFFGGLAAIALVSYGLISYAALLLLGATLTLPGLAGFVLAIGMAVDANVLVFERAREEYAARRGRSLRSALTSGYRNAFSAIADSNVTTLLAAVLLFFLASGPVRGFGVTLSIGVLASMVSALVVARALTESAAGRRALRRRPGLSGIAGGGRLRRRLEGRGPGLMRYRRRWLAGSAVVLVLAVSGILVRGLDFGVEFTGGRLVEYATERPVDAEEARRAVSDAGFPRAVVQTSGDGGISVRSEDLGDADVLRVRDALAETGGGAEKLRDELIGPSLGDELRRNALIALGVALAAQLVYLAVRFRWIFGAATVAAMAHDVLILVGVFAWLGKPVDGVFLAALLTVIGYSVNDSVVVFDRVRELWARHRGTPFAEVAGRAVVQTVPRTVNTGMGALFILVALAVLGGDSLTDFALALLVGLTVGMFSSVLTAVPIAVELAGRSGATAPPARKRSGPPRPRDRAADVRPEAGDNGARV, translated from the coding sequence GTGCACACGCACGCCACATCCTCCCGCGCCCACTGGGTGCGGGTGTTCATCGCCCTTGCCGTCGTCGCCGCGTCCGTCTGGCTGAGCTTCACCAAGCCGCCCCGGCTCGGACTCGATCTGCGCGGCGGCACACAGATCGTCCTGGAGACCCGTGACTCCGCCCGGGCGGAGGCCGGACCCGAGGCCACCGAGCGGACCCTGGAGGTGCTGCGCCGCCGGGTCGACGCCCTCGGCGTCACCGAACCGACCATCACCAGCTCCGGGGAGCGGCGCATCATCGTCGAACTCCCCGGGGTGCAGGACCCGCGGCAGGCGGCCGAGGTCCTCGGCCGCACCGCGCAGCTGACCTTCCACCCGGTGACCGGCGCGGGCGAGTCCGCCCGGGAGGACACCGGCGGGGACACGGTGGAAGGGAAGAAGGAGAAGAAGGAGAAGGACGAACGGACCCTCACCGACGAGGACGGGCAGCCGCTGCGCATCGGCCCGGCCGGGCTGAGCGGCGCCCTCGTGGAGGGGGCCGGCGCCGGCTTCGACGCACAGACCGGCGGCGGCTGGTACGTCACCGTGGACCTGCGGGGAGCGGGCAAGGAGAAGTGGCGCGAGCTGACCGCCGAGGCCGCCTGTGCGCCGCCCGGTGACCCCGCCCGGCGGGTGGCCATCGTGCTGGACGACGAGGTGATCTCCTCGCCGCAGGTCGACCCGTCCGTCCGCTGCGACGGCGGGATCGCCGGCGGTTCCACCCAGATCACCGGTGACTTCGGCGCGGAGGACGCCAAGGAACTGGCGCTGCTCATCAGCGGCGGAGCCCTGCCGGTGCCCGTCGAGACGGTGGAGCAGCGGACCGTGGGCCCGACCCTGGGCGCGGCCGCCATCGACGCCAGTGCCCGGGCCGCCGTGATCGGCATCCTCGCCACCTCGCTGTTCATCCTGGCCGTCTACCGGTTCTTCGGCGGCCTCGCCGCGATCGCCCTGGTGAGCTACGGACTCATCTCCTACGCGGCGCTGCTGCTCCTCGGAGCCACCCTGACGCTGCCCGGACTGGCCGGTTTCGTCCTGGCCATCGGCATGGCCGTGGACGCCAACGTGCTGGTGTTCGAACGGGCCCGGGAGGAGTACGCGGCGCGGCGCGGGAGGAGCCTGCGCTCGGCCCTGACGTCCGGCTACCGCAACGCGTTCAGCGCCATCGCGGACTCCAACGTCACCACCCTGCTCGCGGCCGTGCTGCTGTTCTTCCTCGCCTCGGGCCCGGTCCGCGGCTTCGGCGTGACCCTCTCCATCGGTGTGCTCGCCTCCATGGTCAGCGCGCTCGTCGTGGCCCGGGCGCTGACCGAGAGCGCGGCCGGCCGGCGCGCGCTGCGGCGCCGTCCCGGTCTCAGCGGTATCGCGGGCGGCGGGCGGCTGCGCCGCCGGCTCGAGGGGCGCGGCCCCGGCCTCATGCGGTACCGCAGGCGCTGGCTCGCCGGCTCGGCGGTCGTCCTGGTGCTGGCGGTGAGCGGCATCCTGGTCCGGGGGCTCGACTTCGGCGTGGAGTTCACCGGCGGCCGTCTCGTGGAGTACGCCACGGAGCGGCCGGTGGACGCCGAGGAGGCCCGCCGGGCCGTGTCGGACGCCGGTTTCCCGCGCGCGGTCGTCCAGACCTCCGGCGACGGCGGCATCTCCGTGCGGAGCGAGGACCTCGGCGACGCGGACGTGCTCCGGGTCCGGGACGCCCTGGCGGAGACGGGCGGCGGCGCCGAGAAGCTCCGCGACGAGCTGATCGGCCCCAGCCTCGGGGACGAACTGCGCCGCAACGCGCTGATCGCCCTCGGCGTCGCGCTGGCCGCCCAGCTCGTCTACCTCGCGGTCCGCTTCCGCTGGATCTTCGGGGCGGCGACCGTGGCCGCCATGGCCCATGACGTGCTCATCCTCGTCGGCGTCTTCGCCTGGCTGGGCAAACCGGTCGACGGGGTGTTCCTGGCGGCCCTGCTGACCGTCATCGGCTACTCGGTCAACGACTCGGTGGTGGTCTTCGACCGGGTGCGGGAGCTGTGGGCGCGGCACCGGGGCACACCGTTCGCGGAGGTCGCGGGCCGGGCCGTGGTGCAGACCGTGCCGCGGACCGTCAACACCGGCATGGGCGCCCTCTTCATCCTGGTGGCGCTCGCCGTGCTCGGCGGCGACTCGCTCACCGACTTCGCCCTCGCGCTGCTCGTCGGTCTCACCGTGGGCATGTTCTCCTCGGTGCTCACGGCCGTGCCGATCGCCGTCGAACTGGCCGGACGGAGCGGTGCCACGGCGCCGCCGGCGAGGAAGCGTTCCGGCCCGCCGCGGCCCCGGGACCGCGCGGCGGACGTCCGCCCCGAGGCCGGTGACAACGGCGCACGCGTCTGA
- a CDS encoding DUF6328 family protein, whose protein sequence is MPHAYEPPTGRDETKEEQADRKWGELLQEVRVAQTGIQILLAFLLTSAFSPRFPDLDPFGKDLYVFTIMCGAGATGALIAPVTLHRMVTGYRLKPQTVLWASRFTMVGLVLLLVTVGAALALILRFVMEDTVAVWLASAVLLWFAGCWFLPAAWLRHKRRELCEGPGDTDVKRVSDGG, encoded by the coding sequence ATGCCCCACGCCTATGAGCCGCCCACCGGACGCGACGAGACGAAGGAGGAGCAGGCCGACCGGAAGTGGGGCGAGCTGCTGCAGGAGGTGCGGGTCGCGCAGACCGGCATCCAGATCCTTCTGGCCTTCCTGCTGACCTCCGCGTTCTCCCCGCGCTTCCCGGATCTCGACCCGTTCGGCAAGGACCTCTACGTCTTCACGATCATGTGCGGGGCGGGGGCCACGGGGGCGCTGATCGCGCCCGTCACCCTGCACCGCATGGTCACCGGCTACCGGCTCAAGCCGCAGACGGTGCTGTGGGCCTCGCGGTTCACCATGGTCGGGCTGGTGCTGCTGCTGGTCACCGTGGGAGCCGCGCTGGCGCTGATCCTCCGGTTCGTCATGGAGGACACGGTCGCGGTCTGGCTGGCGTCCGCCGTGCTGCTGTGGTTCGCGGGCTGCTGGTTCCTGCCCGCGGCCTGGCTGCGGCACAAGCGGCGCGAGCTGTGCGAGGGCCCCGGCGACACGGACGTCAAGCGGGTGTCCGACGGCGGGTGA
- a CDS encoding alcohol dehydrogenase catalytic domain-containing protein, giving the protein MRALTWHGKRDVRVETVPDPVIQDPTDVIVRITSTGLCGSDLHLYEVLGPFLEPGDILGHEPMGVVEETGSEVTAVKAGDRVVIPFNVSCGTCWMCGQGLHSQCETTQNRDRNTGGSLFGYTKLYGQVPGGQAEYLRVPFGNTLPVKVPEGPPDERFVYLSDVLPTAWQAVDYAAVPPGGSLLVLGLGPIGDMACRIARHQGVETVIGVDRVPERLRRAEDRGVHVLGLDEHGKDLGDTVRGLTGGRGADAVIDAVGMEAHGAPAAKLAHQMVGMLPGAVAEKLMSRAGVDRLAALYTAIDAVRRGGTISLSGVYGGMADPLPMLTLFDKQVQLRMGQANVHRWVGDILPLLTDDDPLGVESFATHTLPLEDAPKAYKTFQDKGDGMVKTLFRPGAV; this is encoded by the coding sequence ATGAGAGCCCTGACCTGGCACGGCAAGCGCGATGTGCGGGTGGAGACGGTCCCCGACCCGGTCATCCAGGACCCCACGGACGTCATCGTCCGGATCACCTCCACCGGCCTCTGCGGCTCGGACCTGCACCTCTACGAAGTCCTCGGGCCGTTCCTGGAACCGGGCGACATCCTCGGCCACGAACCCATGGGCGTGGTGGAGGAGACGGGCTCCGAGGTCACCGCCGTCAAGGCCGGCGACCGCGTCGTGATCCCGTTCAACGTCTCCTGCGGCACCTGCTGGATGTGCGGGCAGGGGCTGCACTCGCAGTGCGAGACCACCCAGAACCGCGACCGGAACACCGGCGGAAGCCTGTTCGGCTACACCAAGCTCTACGGACAGGTGCCCGGCGGCCAGGCCGAGTATCTGCGGGTGCCGTTCGGCAACACCCTGCCCGTCAAGGTCCCGGAGGGGCCGCCGGACGAGCGGTTCGTCTACCTCTCCGACGTCCTGCCCACCGCCTGGCAGGCCGTCGACTACGCGGCCGTGCCGCCCGGCGGCAGCCTGCTCGTCCTCGGCCTCGGCCCGATCGGCGACATGGCCTGCCGGATCGCGCGCCACCAGGGCGTGGAGACGGTCATCGGCGTCGACCGGGTCCCGGAACGGCTGCGGCGCGCCGAGGACCGCGGCGTGCACGTGCTCGGCCTGGACGAGCACGGCAAGGACCTGGGCGACACCGTCCGCGGACTCACCGGCGGCCGGGGCGCCGACGCCGTCATCGACGCCGTCGGCATGGAGGCGCACGGGGCGCCCGCGGCCAAGCTGGCCCACCAGATGGTCGGGATGCTGCCCGGCGCCGTCGCCGAGAAGCTGATGAGCCGCGCCGGGGTCGACCGGCTCGCCGCCCTCTACACGGCCATCGACGCGGTGCGGCGCGGCGGCACGATCTCGCTCAGCGGCGTCTACGGCGGGATGGCCGACCCGCTGCCGATGCTCACGCTGTTCGACAAGCAGGTGCAGCTGCGGATGGGCCAGGCCAACGTGCACCGCTGGGTGGGCGACATCCTGCCGCTGCTCACCGACGACGACCCCCTGGGCGTGGAGAGCTTCGCCACCCACACGCTGCCCCTGGAGGACGCGCCGAAGGCCTACAAGACCTTCCAGGACAAGGGCGACGGGATGGTCAAGACCCTCTTCCGCCCCGGTGCCGTCTGA
- the nrfD gene encoding NrfD/PsrC family molybdoenzyme membrane anchor subunit produces MTDSDVTKDGVRGERAGREATPAGPGPGGTSAERSGPAAGKTDRKRRRGKRRGEEPMVPRAEFGSYYGRPVIKAPGWKATDIAGYFFAGGLAGAGSVLAAGAQLSGRPTTAKAMKLSSLAAVTASTAALIHDLGRPERFANMLRVFKPTSPMSVGSWLLAAYGPAAGAAAVLETTGRLPRINTAATGTAALLGPVVAAYTAVLAADTAVPAWHEAHRELPYLFVSSATAAASGMALVTAPVRENAPARRAALLAAAGEAAAVRLKRRRLGMIAETYERGKAGKLMRAAELLTAGGALGAAVLGRRYRSGAAVSGLALLAGSACTRFGVFHAGIASAEDPAYTVVPQRERRERRAAEAAARVAGGADGDSGARDGQDGQHG; encoded by the coding sequence ATGACGGACTCCGACGTCACGAAGGACGGCGTCCGGGGCGAGCGCGCGGGGCGCGAGGCCACCCCGGCCGGCCCGGGGCCCGGCGGCACCTCGGCGGAGCGCTCCGGCCCGGCGGCCGGGAAGACGGACCGGAAACGGCGCCGCGGCAAACGGCGCGGCGAGGAACCCATGGTGCCCCGCGCCGAGTTCGGGTCCTACTACGGCCGTCCCGTCATCAAGGCACCGGGCTGGAAGGCCACGGACATCGCCGGCTACTTCTTCGCCGGCGGGCTCGCCGGGGCCGGCTCCGTACTGGCCGCCGGGGCCCAGCTCAGCGGGCGCCCCACCACCGCGAAGGCGATGAAGCTCTCCTCGCTGGCGGCCGTCACGGCCTCCACCGCCGCCCTCATCCACGACCTCGGCCGGCCGGAGCGGTTCGCCAACATGCTCCGCGTGTTCAAACCGACCTCCCCGATGAGCGTCGGCTCCTGGCTGCTCGCCGCCTACGGGCCCGCCGCCGGCGCCGCCGCCGTCCTGGAGACCACCGGGCGGCTGCCGCGGATCAACACGGCGGCCACCGGCACCGCGGCGCTGCTCGGGCCCGTCGTCGCCGCGTACACCGCGGTACTGGCCGCCGACACCGCCGTCCCCGCCTGGCACGAGGCCCACCGCGAACTGCCGTACCTCTTCGTCTCCTCGGCGACGGCCGCCGCCTCCGGCATGGCCCTGGTCACCGCCCCGGTCCGGGAGAACGCCCCGGCGCGGCGCGCGGCCCTGCTCGCCGCCGCGGGCGAGGCCGCGGCCGTGCGGCTGAAGCGCCGCCGGCTCGGCATGATCGCCGAGACCTACGAACGGGGGAAGGCCGGAAAGCTCATGCGGGCCGCCGAACTCCTCACCGCGGGCGGGGCGCTGGGCGCCGCGGTGCTCGGCCGGCGGTACCGGAGCGGGGCGGCCGTGAGCGGCCTCGCGCTGCTCGCCGGCTCGGCCTGCACCCGCTTCGGGGTGTTCCACGCGGGCATCGCCTCGGCGGAGGACCCCGCGTACACCGTCGTCCCGCAGCGGGAACGGCGCGAACGGCGGGCGGCCGAGGCCGCCGCCCGGGTGGCCGGAGGGGCCGACGGGGATTCCGGCGCCCGGGACGGGCAAGACGGACAACACGGATAG
- a CDS encoding 4Fe-4S dicluster domain-containing protein, with translation MTEIDLRDLLSGPEADPAGRAGYTGHPERVGFFTDTSVCIGCKACEVACKEWNAIPEDGLSLTGMSYDNTQGLGGSTWRHVAFIEQSAVTRAPAPPEPAGAVTPGAEVPHPDGRTELRWLMSSDVCKHCTHAACLDVCPTGSLFRTEFGTVVVQEDICNGCGYCVPACPYGVIEQRPSDGRAFKCTMCYDRLGEGMEPACAKACPTDSIQFGPLDELRERAAGRVEQLREAGVTDARLYGEDPEDGVGGDGAFFLLLDEPEVYGLPPDPVVTTRDLPRMWTHAGVAALSLLGGIATAFLSSPAARRGAGTARTGVFGRGLGR, from the coding sequence ATGACCGAGATCGACCTGAGGGACCTGCTCTCCGGGCCGGAGGCCGACCCGGCCGGCAGGGCCGGGTACACCGGCCACCCCGAGCGGGTCGGCTTCTTCACCGACACCTCCGTCTGCATCGGCTGCAAGGCCTGCGAGGTGGCGTGCAAGGAGTGGAACGCCATCCCCGAGGACGGCCTGTCGCTGACCGGGATGTCCTACGACAACACCCAGGGGCTGGGCGGCTCCACCTGGCGGCACGTCGCCTTCATCGAGCAGAGCGCCGTCACCCGCGCCCCCGCGCCCCCTGAGCCCGCCGGCGCCGTGACGCCCGGGGCCGAGGTGCCGCACCCCGACGGCCGGACCGAGCTGCGCTGGCTGATGTCCTCCGATGTCTGCAAGCACTGCACGCACGCCGCCTGCCTCGACGTCTGCCCGACCGGCTCGCTCTTCCGCACCGAGTTCGGCACCGTGGTCGTGCAGGAGGACATCTGCAACGGCTGCGGCTACTGCGTGCCCGCCTGCCCGTACGGGGTCATCGAGCAACGGCCGAGCGACGGCCGGGCGTTCAAGTGCACGATGTGCTACGACCGGCTCGGCGAGGGCATGGAACCGGCCTGCGCCAAGGCCTGCCCCACCGACTCGATCCAGTTCGGCCCGCTGGACGAACTCCGCGAGCGGGCCGCCGGGCGGGTGGAACAGCTGCGCGAGGCCGGCGTCACGGACGCCCGCCTGTACGGAGAGGACCCGGAGGACGGGGTCGGCGGTGACGGCGCGTTCTTCCTCCTCCTCGACGAGCCCGAGGTCTACGGCCTGCCACCGGACCCGGTCGTCACCACCCGCGACCTGCCGCGGATGTGGACCCACGCGGGTGTGGCCGCGCTCTCCCTCCTCGGCGGGATCGCCACCGCCTTCCTGTCCTCCCCGGCCGCGCGCCGGGGCGCGGGCACCGCTCGTACCGGCGTCTTCGGAAGGGGACTGGGCCGATGA